In Mongoliitalea daihaiensis, one DNA window encodes the following:
- a CDS encoding 6-bladed beta-propeller: MRKGVSLIFLLSILMYACSSNKTEDTVRTTVYPMEIKVEAKFSDIFEKISYTSLKIPYHLNITKIDKAIFTGDHYLIGDYLDGLKIFIFNQQGELKGLINNYGEGPGEYTAILNFVFDSINNQIEVLTVERIIKFDLEGNFLEEFKLPIKIENFIVTGQNEYLAFIPPYIFNESLPNGGKDFDLFSMDLEEKNIDPIVPDVFSQKAFHFIEKGNLFVNGNDSYFSTTSVDTIYKIVNAKLEQKIVLDFGKFQLNPKDFHGLSSQQKAFKRNQEEFINKTFWHYPHLSTDGNTLITTYLNRKGYKLTVVELDQGKAWTSPSWINDIDGGLEWFNSPFIFENSIFSFMSNEVILDHYNKKNWNGSTTHFTELAENLSDELVVIKHELRK, translated from the coding sequence ATGAGAAAGGGAGTTTCCTTAATCTTTTTATTGTCGATACTCATGTATGCCTGTTCGTCAAATAAAACAGAGGATACAGTTCGTACAACTGTTTATCCTATGGAGATAAAAGTCGAAGCGAAGTTTTCAGACATTTTTGAAAAAATAAGTTATACCAGCCTTAAAATCCCTTATCACCTCAATATAACCAAAATTGATAAAGCGATTTTTACAGGAGATCATTATTTAATTGGTGATTATCTCGATGGGTTAAAAATATTTATCTTCAACCAACAAGGTGAACTTAAAGGACTAATCAACAATTATGGAGAAGGGCCTGGAGAGTATACAGCAATTTTGAACTTTGTCTTTGATTCAATAAACAATCAAATAGAAGTGCTAACCGTTGAGAGAATAATAAAGTTTGATCTTGAGGGAAATTTTTTGGAGGAATTCAAACTCCCAATAAAAATAGAGAATTTTATAGTTACAGGTCAAAATGAATATTTAGCGTTTATTCCCCCTTACATTTTTAATGAGTCATTGCCTAATGGTGGAAAAGACTTTGATTTATTCTCAATGGATCTCGAGGAAAAAAATATAGATCCCATTGTTCCAGATGTGTTTTCACAGAAAGCTTTTCATTTCATAGAAAAAGGCAACTTATTTGTTAACGGAAATGATTCTTATTTTTCAACTACTTCAGTAGATACCATTTACAAAATTGTAAATGCAAAATTGGAACAAAAAATTGTTCTTGATTTTGGGAAGTTCCAATTGAACCCTAAGGATTTTCATGGATTAAGTTCGCAACAAAAAGCCTTTAAACGCAATCAAGAAGAGTTTATTAACAAGACTTTTTGGCACTATCCACATCTTAGTACTGATGGCAATACGTTAATCACGACATATTTAAACAGGAAGGGATATAAATTAACCGTGGTTGAGTTAGACCAAGGAAAAGCATGGACTTCCCCTAGTTGGATCAATGATATCGATGGAGGATTGGAATGGTTCAATTCCCCATTTATTTTTGAAAATTCGATATTCTCTTTTATGTCCAATGAAGTAATTTTGGACCATTACAACAAAAAAAATTGGAATGGTTCCACTACTCATTTTACAGAATTGGCGGAAAATTTAAGTGATGAGCTGGTCGTGATAAAACATGAATTGAGAAAATAA
- a CDS encoding FAD-dependent oxidoreductase has protein sequence MKKNQISILGSGLIGSLLSIYLKRRGLDVAMYEKRADNRKGPYREEGRSINMALSDRGWRALEKAGLKEKVTPLTIPMYGRMVHDEHGKTTFLPYGKENQAIYSISRGRFNQLLVDEAEKAGVHVFFDSKIEDVDLKNFQIQLSSTSTGEKETIQSEVIIGSDGAYSSLRNAMLKQMRFDYRQKYISHGYKELSIPPTKDGEFAMEPNALHIWPRGNFMLIALPNPDKSFTCTLFLPFEGDRVCFENINDERDVVGVFKTYFDDAYELMPELTKEYLANPTSSLINIECFPWMLKNALLIGDACHAMVPFYGQGMNSGFEDCFVLDEILEKYGTNSWELVFAKFQKVRKPNTDAICQLAMENFEEMKNDVADPKFILRKKIEAKLHQLYPKDWIPLYTMVTFSHIPYAEAYYQGKLQQKIMDRVMAHPLITQNWDKLDYEDIINQMDKARAV, from the coding sequence ATGAAAAAGAATCAAATCAGTATCCTTGGCTCCGGTCTTATCGGGTCATTGTTGAGTATATATCTAAAAAGACGGGGCTTGGATGTAGCGATGTACGAAAAGCGCGCAGACAACCGCAAAGGTCCTTATCGCGAGGAAGGCAGATCCATCAATATGGCACTGTCAGACAGGGGATGGAGAGCGTTAGAAAAAGCCGGTTTGAAGGAAAAAGTCACACCGTTGACTATACCTATGTACGGAAGAATGGTTCACGACGAACATGGGAAAACAACTTTTTTGCCTTATGGAAAGGAAAATCAAGCCATTTACTCCATATCAAGAGGTCGATTTAATCAGTTGTTGGTGGATGAAGCCGAAAAGGCTGGTGTACATGTTTTTTTCGACTCGAAGATAGAAGACGTCGATCTCAAAAATTTTCAGATTCAATTGAGTTCAACGTCTACAGGAGAAAAAGAAACTATACAATCGGAGGTAATCATTGGGTCAGATGGAGCCTATTCCAGTTTGAGGAATGCGATGCTAAAACAAATGCGTTTCGATTACAGACAGAAATATATCAGCCATGGGTACAAGGAGCTTAGCATCCCTCCAACTAAGGATGGAGAATTTGCCATGGAACCCAATGCCTTGCATATTTGGCCACGAGGCAATTTTATGCTGATTGCCTTGCCTAATCCCGATAAATCTTTCACCTGTACGCTTTTTCTCCCATTTGAAGGAGACAGAGTTTGTTTTGAAAATATCAATGATGAGCGAGATGTTGTCGGAGTATTTAAAACCTACTTTGATGACGCCTACGAATTGATGCCGGAATTGACCAAGGAATACTTAGCAAATCCCACATCTTCATTAATTAACATTGAATGTTTTCCTTGGATGCTAAAAAACGCACTCTTGATCGGAGACGCTTGTCATGCTATGGTGCCGTTTTACGGGCAAGGAATGAATAGTGGTTTTGAGGATTGCTTTGTGCTGGATGAGATTCTTGAAAAGTATGGGACAAATTCTTGGGAGCTGGTTTTTGCAAAATTTCAAAAAGTCCGAAAGCCAAATACTGATGCTATCTGTCAGTTGGCCATGGAAAATTTTGAAGAAATGAAAAACGACGTGGCAGATCCTAAGTTTATTTTACGCAAAAAAATCGAAGCAAAACTGCATCAGCTATATCCAAAGGATTGGATTCCTTTGTATACCATGGTTACCTTCTCCCATATACCTTACGCGGAAGCATATTATCAAGGTAAGTTACAACAGAAGATCATGGACCGGGTAATGGCTCATCCGCTGATCACCCAAAATTGGGATAAACTGGATTACGAGGATATTATTAACCAAATGGATAAAGCAAGGGCGGTTTAG
- a CDS encoding NTPase, with the protein MKYLLISIFLFGYTCQIHAQGTIPDEFFAGKSVVLVSNAPQARPLATWQELAEALHPALMDAGGDPVGYYELEQLTLSEETQAGYAAAFIKRQINTVIILTRKANGTLHLHIGPFSNSKQIIQSSVLWGIDAISMDNLAEQLSAFGKSTRSKNYLVLDVPEFLGGEQAVASSTSRRFLARNPLNLDVFKLGVRLASGTSEAVLSNFRYDLLGKSEERIAAEQAEERNSLEQIFEEYYPHQVAYLTTAKTDQELIADRVQFQLIRVEGREADLLQSMGLPIQDPEKNTRIVVKFYIRLIVRDELYIGPTWDADPNWRIALTNFLKNLAL; encoded by the coding sequence ATGAAATATCTTTTGATAAGTATTTTTCTTTTCGGTTACACTTGCCAAATTCATGCCCAAGGTACTATTCCTGATGAATTTTTTGCCGGGAAGTCCGTTGTACTTGTTTCCAATGCTCCACAGGCTCGTCCACTAGCAACATGGCAAGAATTGGCAGAAGCGCTACACCCTGCTTTGATGGATGCAGGAGGGGATCCTGTTGGGTACTATGAACTAGAACAATTGACGCTTTCAGAAGAGACCCAAGCAGGCTATGCAGCAGCATTTATAAAGCGCCAAATCAATACCGTAATCATTTTGACACGAAAAGCTAACGGGACTTTGCACCTACATATCGGTCCATTTAGTAATTCCAAACAAATCATACAATCATCTGTTCTGTGGGGCATAGATGCCATTAGCATGGATAATTTAGCCGAACAATTGAGTGCTTTTGGAAAATCTACTCGAAGTAAAAATTACCTGGTGCTAGATGTACCAGAATTTTTGGGAGGAGAGCAGGCGGTTGCTTCTTCTACTTCCAGAAGGTTTTTGGCCCGTAATCCTTTAAACTTAGATGTATTCAAATTGGGTGTTCGATTGGCAAGTGGGACTTCAGAAGCTGTACTATCTAATTTCCGATATGACTTGTTAGGTAAAAGCGAAGAGCGTATAGCAGCTGAGCAGGCAGAAGAACGAAATAGTCTGGAACAGATTTTTGAAGAATACTATCCGCATCAAGTTGCTTACCTAACAACGGCTAAAACAGATCAAGAGCTGATTGCTGATCGAGTGCAATTTCAATTGATCAGGGTCGAAGGTAGAGAGGCTGATTTATTGCAAAGTATGGGGTTACCTATCCAAGATCCGGAAAAAAACACCCGTATAGTGGTTAAATTCTACATTAGACTGATTGTAAGAGATGAGTTGTACATTGGACCTACTTGGGACGCGGATCCCAACTGGCGAATAGCATTGACCAATTTTCTTAAGAATCTAGCTCTTTAA
- the kynU gene encoding kynureninase: protein MSTTAYQFTEAFARSMDAQDPLSNYRSNFHFPKVDGKEAIYFCGNSLGLQPKTTASYIQQELENWAEKAVDGHFHGEDAWYHIRKKSKPALAHILGAQEHEVVAMNNLSTNLHLLMVSFYRPTVQKFKIITEAGAFPSDMYMLETQVRFHGFDPDEAIIEIGPRAGEHTIRTEDILNAIYTHQEELALVMMAGLQYYTGQVFDMKAISQACKQVGVPVGFDLAHAAGNVPLQLHDWGVDFATWCSYKYLNSGPGNISGVFVHERHAENPTLPRFAGWWGHDEGERFKMEKGFKPMFGADGWQLANSNVLALAAHQASLDIFHEVGMLELRKKSEQLTGYLEFLIQEISGDTGVLEIITPSSAQERGCQLSLLIHKGGKAVFDEFYKHGVVGDWRNPNVIRLAPTPLYNSFLDVYRFAKILEQSLKKFA from the coding sequence ATGAGCACCACCGCATATCAATTTACAGAAGCATTTGCCCGCAGCATGGATGCGCAGGATCCTTTGAGCAATTACCGTTCAAACTTCCATTTTCCAAAAGTTGATGGGAAGGAGGCGATCTATTTTTGTGGGAATTCTCTCGGGTTGCAGCCAAAAACAACAGCGTCTTACATACAGCAAGAGCTTGAAAATTGGGCAGAAAAGGCAGTGGATGGGCACTTTCATGGAGAAGATGCTTGGTACCATATCCGCAAAAAGTCTAAGCCTGCGCTTGCGCATATTTTGGGAGCACAGGAGCATGAAGTAGTGGCTATGAATAATCTGAGCACTAATCTACATTTGTTGATGGTGTCCTTTTACAGGCCTACTGTTCAGAAATTTAAAATTATCACGGAAGCAGGTGCATTTCCTTCCGATATGTACATGTTGGAGACGCAGGTACGATTCCATGGTTTTGATCCTGATGAAGCCATTATTGAAATTGGACCAAGAGCAGGTGAGCATACGATTCGCACGGAAGATATTTTAAATGCCATTTATACGCATCAAGAAGAGCTTGCATTAGTGATGATGGCAGGTTTACAATACTATACTGGCCAGGTTTTTGACATGAAAGCCATTAGTCAAGCGTGTAAGCAAGTGGGAGTGCCCGTGGGATTTGACCTGGCACATGCTGCTGGAAACGTTCCTTTGCAGTTACACGATTGGGGAGTGGACTTTGCTACTTGGTGTTCGTATAAATATTTGAATTCTGGACCTGGAAATATTTCTGGAGTATTTGTTCACGAGCGCCATGCAGAAAATCCGACTCTACCACGTTTTGCCGGATGGTGGGGACACGATGAAGGAGAGCGATTTAAGATGGAGAAAGGCTTTAAGCCCATGTTTGGTGCCGATGGCTGGCAACTGGCAAACTCCAATGTACTGGCATTGGCAGCGCACCAGGCAAGTTTGGATATCTTCCATGAAGTTGGAATGTTAGAGTTGAGGAAAAAAAGTGAGCAACTGACAGGTTACTTAGAATTTTTGATTCAAGAAATCAGCGGTGATACAGGAGTATTGGAAATTATCACTCCATCATCGGCCCAAGAACGTGGCTGTCAATTATCTTTGTTGATTCATAAAGGAGGAAAAGCCGTCTTTGATGAGTTTTACAAACATGGTGTAGTCGGGGACTGGAGAAATCCGAATGTAATCCGGTTGGCTCCTACGCCACTGTACAACAGTTTCTTGGACGTGTACAGATTTGCCAAAATACTTGAACAATCCCTAAAGAAATTCGCTTAA
- a CDS encoding DUF6952 family protein, giving the protein MRLPLIKHILGFVESNDEDYVHETLELLEHLADSPSLKDEELEVIGELISNLYGSLEVNQMIKEGQDKKEALNAFMKRVTGAIDK; this is encoded by the coding sequence ATGAGATTGCCACTAATTAAGCATATTTTGGGCTTCGTCGAATCCAATGACGAAGACTATGTACACGAAACACTGGAGTTATTGGAGCACTTGGCCGATAGTCCATCATTGAAGGATGAAGAACTGGAGGTAATTGGTGAACTTATTTCAAACTTATATGGGTCTTTGGAAGTTAATCAAATGATCAAAGAAGGTCAGGATAAAAAAGAAGCCTTGAACGCATTCATGAAACGTGTTACAGGAGCTATTGATAAATAA
- a CDS encoding thioredoxin family protein, whose amino-acid sequence MKQLRILFSLTLALAVIFQIQAQEAGYKIGDKASDFSLKNVDGSMVSLAGMSDIKGAIVIFSCNTCPYVVAYEDRMIDLHNKYAAMGYPVIAINPNDEKVSPGDSFEKMQERAKEKNFPFPYVYDKSQEVIKTYGGTRTPHVYLLNKEGNDFIVKYIGAIDNNYQDASAVTERYVEDAMSAIMGGKSIALTTTKAIGCTIKWTKTE is encoded by the coding sequence ATGAAACAGTTACGTATTCTATTTTCACTAACACTGGCATTAGCAGTGATCTTTCAAATCCAAGCCCAAGAAGCAGGCTATAAAATTGGAGACAAAGCCAGTGATTTTAGTTTAAAAAATGTAGATGGAAGCATGGTTTCTTTAGCGGGAATGTCTGATATCAAAGGTGCTATCGTGATTTTCTCCTGTAATACCTGCCCATATGTGGTGGCTTATGAAGATCGCATGATAGACCTACACAACAAGTATGCTGCAATGGGCTATCCAGTAATTGCCATCAACCCCAACGATGAAAAAGTCTCTCCTGGCGACAGCTTTGAAAAAATGCAGGAAAGAGCAAAGGAAAAAAACTTCCCCTTCCCCTATGTCTATGACAAATCACAGGAAGTGATCAAGACTTACGGAGGTACTCGTACGCCACACGTCTATTTACTCAACAAAGAAGGAAATGATTTCATCGTCAAATACATCGGTGCCATTGATAATAACTACCAAGACGCTAGTGCAGTCACGGAGCGCTATGTAGAAGATGCCATGTCCGCAATCATGGGAGGTAAATCCATTGCCCTGACCACTACCAAAGCGATTGGTTGCACTATTAAGTGGACGAAAACGGAGTAG
- a CDS encoding YebC/PmpR family DNA-binding transcriptional regulator, with protein MGRAFEFRKERKFKRWSKMSKVFTRLGKEIVMAVKAGGPDPANNTKLRTVIQNAKGAAMPKDRIEAAIKRASNKDEKDYEEIVYEGYGPYGIAMIIETSTDNINRTVANIRSYFTKSNGSLGTSGSVSFMFDKKAVFRFAQGAMDLEEMELDLIDFGLDEIDENEGEIFVYTAFEDFGKMQKALEDRNIEITNADFQWFPATTVELTPEQEEDIHKLIEKLEDDDDVNQVFTNMA; from the coding sequence ATGGGAAGAGCATTTGAATTCAGAAAAGAACGAAAGTTTAAACGTTGGAGTAAAATGTCCAAGGTTTTTACCCGCTTGGGAAAGGAAATTGTCATGGCTGTCAAAGCAGGCGGGCCGGATCCAGCCAATAATACCAAGCTGAGGACTGTTATTCAAAACGCCAAGGGAGCTGCCATGCCTAAAGATAGGATTGAAGCAGCCATCAAACGCGCCTCCAACAAGGATGAAAAGGATTACGAAGAAATTGTGTACGAAGGCTATGGGCCTTATGGTATAGCGATGATTATCGAAACTTCTACCGACAATATCAATCGAACAGTGGCCAACATCCGAAGCTATTTTACCAAATCAAATGGATCCTTGGGAACATCTGGTTCGGTAAGTTTTATGTTTGACAAAAAAGCAGTATTTAGATTTGCGCAAGGAGCAATGGATCTGGAAGAAATGGAACTAGACCTAATTGACTTCGGCCTGGATGAAATTGATGAAAATGAGGGAGAAATATTTGTTTACACGGCGTTTGAGGATTTCGGGAAAATGCAAAAAGCCTTGGAAGACCGCAACATAGAAATCACCAATGCTGACTTTCAGTGGTTTCCAGCAACCACAGTAGAGCTAACTCCAGAACAAGAAGAAGATATTCACAAATTGATAGAAAAGCTAGAAGACGATGACGACGTCAATCAAGTCTTCACAAATATGGCTTAA
- a CDS encoding thioredoxin family protein, which yields MLQELENDTLQQVIAENEQVIVQYGATWCGACRIMKPKMKRLAGEYSNVTFVYVDAEKFPESRKLAQVTNLPTFAAFKNGTLVNQNQTNKEEVLKSLVDEIATN from the coding sequence ATGTTACAAGAATTAGAAAACGATACATTGCAGCAAGTAATTGCTGAAAACGAGCAGGTGATTGTACAATATGGAGCTACTTGGTGTGGGGCTTGCCGAATCATGAAACCGAAAATGAAGCGCTTGGCAGGAGAATACAGCAACGTGACATTTGTATATGTAGACGCTGAAAAATTTCCTGAGTCAAGAAAACTAGCACAGGTTACAAATCTGCCTACCTTTGCTGCATTCAAAAACGGTACATTGGTCAATCAAAACCAAACCAATAAGGAAGAAGTACTTAAAAGCCTTGTCGATGAGATTGCCACTAATTAA
- a CDS encoding M28 family peptidase: MYRIIGYLSFVLFFMSGEVHSQQVDSERLLADLKYLASETLEGRKPLSQGSLMSREFIRDRFKELQLTSQYEDYTQFFDFVSSRGGVQTSYEGAANIIGFIPGALSEKIIVVMAHYDHLGKINDQVFLGADDNASGTAAVLALAEYFSTNRPQHSMLFALVDAEEMGHHGSKALVQDFPFPMEQVALCINMDMVSRSDDNVLWAVGTNRYPQLKPLIEPFTKDQPVQLKMGHDNKELDGLQDWTFSSDHAAFHRKGVPFIYFGVDDHEDYHKVTDTFENIQPEFFVNAVNLILKTLISMDEKL, encoded by the coding sequence ATGTACAGAATAATCGGATATCTATCATTTGTACTTTTCTTTATGAGTGGCGAGGTACACAGTCAACAAGTAGATTCAGAGCGCTTATTGGCGGATTTGAAATACCTTGCCTCCGAAACACTGGAAGGGAGAAAACCCTTATCCCAAGGAAGTCTGATGAGCAGAGAATTCATAAGGGACAGATTTAAAGAATTACAACTGACCTCTCAATACGAAGACTATACCCAGTTTTTTGATTTTGTTTCTTCTAGAGGAGGAGTTCAGACTAGTTATGAGGGTGCTGCCAATATCATAGGTTTTATTCCAGGTGCTTTGAGTGAAAAAATCATCGTAGTAATGGCTCATTATGATCATTTAGGGAAAATCAACGATCAAGTATTCCTCGGTGCTGACGACAATGCATCCGGTACTGCGGCAGTTTTAGCCTTAGCTGAATACTTTTCGACCAATAGACCTCAACATTCCATGTTATTTGCTTTAGTGGATGCAGAGGAAATGGGTCATCATGGTTCTAAGGCTCTAGTCCAAGATTTTCCATTCCCTATGGAACAAGTTGCCCTTTGTATCAATATGGATATGGTCAGCCGAAGTGATGACAATGTATTATGGGCTGTAGGAACCAATAGGTATCCTCAATTAAAACCACTTATTGAACCATTCACCAAAGATCAGCCTGTTCAGCTAAAAATGGGTCATGATAACAAAGAACTTGATGGGTTGCAAGACTGGACTTTTTCCTCTGATCATGCTGCTTTTCATAGAAAAGGAGTTCCGTTTATTTATTTCGGCGTAGACGATCATGAAGACTATCACAAAGTGACCGATACGTTTGAAAACATTCAACCTGAGTTCTTTGTGAATGCAGTAAATTTGATTTTAAAAACCTTGATTTCTATGGATGAAAAACTTTAG
- the fumC gene encoding class II fumarate hydratase, giving the protein MSIRIEKDTMGPVEVPADKYWGAQTQRSINNFKIGGERNRMPLEIIKAFAILKKSAALTNAELGVMAQDKAAIIAQVCDEILAGQHDDQFPLVIWQTGSGTQSNMNANEVIAYRAHVLLGGSLEDAKKLIHPNDDVNKSQSSNDTFPTAMHIAAYKMVVETTIPGVEKLRDTLQAKSEAFMNVVKIGRTHFMDATPLTLGQEFSGYVAQLNHGLKALKNTLEHLSELALGGTAVGTGLNTPKGYAELVAKKIAEFSGQPLVTAPNKFEALAAHDAIVESHGALKQLAVSLMKIANDIRMLSSGPRSGIGEILIPENEPGSSIMPGKVNPTQVEAITMVAAQVMGNDVAISVGGSNGHFELNVFKPMMIANFLQSARLIGDACVSFNENCAIGIEPNTAFIKRHLENSLMLVTALNPHIGYENAAAIAKKAHKEGTSLREAALALGLLTNEQFDEWVKPEDMIGSLK; this is encoded by the coding sequence ATGAGCATACGAATCGAAAAAGATACCATGGGGCCTGTAGAGGTACCTGCTGACAAGTACTGGGGAGCACAGACACAGCGCTCTATCAATAACTTTAAAATCGGTGGTGAACGTAACCGCATGCCGCTGGAAATCATCAAAGCATTTGCTATATTAAAGAAATCCGCTGCCTTGACCAATGCTGAACTGGGAGTGATGGCACAGGATAAAGCAGCAATCATAGCACAAGTATGTGATGAAATCTTAGCAGGTCAGCACGATGACCAATTCCCATTGGTGATTTGGCAGACAGGTTCGGGTACCCAATCCAATATGAATGCCAATGAAGTCATTGCTTACCGTGCGCATGTATTGTTGGGAGGTTCTTTAGAAGACGCCAAAAAGCTTATTCATCCAAATGATGACGTAAACAAATCCCAATCATCCAATGACACCTTTCCTACCGCTATGCACATTGCTGCTTACAAAATGGTGGTAGAAACTACCATTCCTGGTGTGGAAAAGCTGAGAGATACGCTACAGGCAAAGTCTGAAGCCTTCATGAATGTGGTAAAAATCGGTCGAACACACTTCATGGATGCTACTCCATTGACGTTGGGACAGGAATTTTCTGGTTATGTAGCCCAATTGAATCATGGCTTAAAAGCTTTGAAAAATACCTTGGAACACCTTTCTGAATTGGCTTTGGGAGGAACTGCTGTTGGTACAGGATTGAATACGCCGAAAGGGTATGCAGAATTAGTAGCCAAGAAAATAGCTGAGTTCTCCGGTCAACCTTTGGTCACTGCTCCCAACAAATTTGAGGCCTTAGCGGCACATGATGCGATTGTAGAATCCCATGGTGCCTTGAAGCAATTGGCTGTAAGCTTGATGAAGATTGCCAACGATATCCGGATGCTATCTTCTGGGCCTCGTTCCGGAATTGGTGAGATTTTGATTCCTGAAAATGAGCCAGGATCTTCCATCATGCCAGGGAAAGTCAACCCTACTCAGGTGGAAGCGATTACCATGGTCGCTGCGCAGGTTATGGGGAATGACGTGGCAATATCCGTAGGTGGATCAAATGGTCATTTTGAATTGAATGTATTCAAACCTATGATGATTGCGAATTTCTTGCAATCTGCTAGATTAATTGGCGATGCTTGTGTATCTTTCAATGAAAACTGTGCGATTGGTATTGAACCCAATACAGCATTTATCAAAAGGCATTTAGAAAATTCCCTCATGTTGGTTACTGCTTTGAACCCCCATATTGGTTATGAAAATGCTGCTGCGATTGCCAAAAAAGCGCACAAGGAAGGAACATCCTTGAGAGAAGCAGCTTTGGCATTAGGATTGCTCACAAATGAGCAGTTTGACGAATGGGTGAAGCCCGAAGACATGATTGGTAGTTTAAAATAA
- a CDS encoding TlpA family protein disulfide reductase: MKILFSLFLVFGVWGDGFKIQPTNQDPTNFEIITFEDFEKMMGESSSKLRVFNFWATWCAPCVKEMPYFEKVQAENSDIELIFISMDDGRKPERVTNFIERRNVQAPVYLLNDVDYNKWIDKVDPSWSGAIPATLFIKSDGSKYFHEGEVDESELKTIIQQLK, encoded by the coding sequence ATGAAAATACTATTTTCACTCTTCCTCGTTTTCGGGGTATGGGGAGATGGATTCAAGATTCAACCCACCAATCAGGATCCTACTAATTTTGAGATTATCACCTTCGAAGATTTTGAAAAAATGATGGGAGAATCAAGCTCTAAACTCAGGGTGTTCAACTTTTGGGCCACTTGGTGTGCGCCTTGTGTAAAAGAGATGCCCTATTTCGAGAAGGTTCAGGCAGAAAATAGTGACATTGAATTAATCTTTATCTCCATGGATGACGGGAGGAAACCAGAGCGAGTAACTAACTTTATTGAACGAAGAAACGTACAAGCACCTGTATACCTACTTAACGACGTGGACTATAACAAGTGGATTGATAAAGTCGATCCAAGCTGGTCAGGCGCCATCCCTGCTACTTTATTCATTAAATCTGATGGAAGTAAATATTTCCATGAAGGAGAAGTAGATGAGTCAGAATTAAAAACAATCATACAACAACTCAAGTAA
- a CDS encoding RidA family protein — translation MSKEIIYSSEAPAPIGPYSQAVKAGNTLYVSGQIPLDAETGELINENITEETHAVMKNLEAVLRAAGYGFEHVVKCTIFIKDMGQFATINEAYGQYFKSYPPARETVEVSRLPKDVNVEISCIAVN, via the coding sequence ATGTCTAAGGAAATTATCTATTCATCTGAGGCACCGGCACCCATAGGGCCTTATAGTCAGGCAGTAAAAGCAGGAAACACATTGTATGTATCAGGTCAAATTCCCCTAGATGCTGAGACAGGTGAATTGATCAATGAAAACATTACGGAAGAAACTCACGCAGTGATGAAAAACTTGGAAGCGGTACTCCGTGCAGCAGGTTATGGATTTGAACATGTGGTCAAATGCACCATATTTATCAAAGACATGGGCCAGTTTGCCACCATCAATGAAGCTTACGGTCAATACTTCAAAAGCTATCCTCCCGCAAGAGAAACCGTAGAAGTCAGTCGCTTACCGAAAGATGTTAATGTGGAGATTTCCTGTATTGCTGTTAATTAA
- the yjjX gene encoding inosine/xanthosine triphosphatase yields MAFPKRKNIQSDKRQFLIIVGSKNPVKISCTDIAFHQAFDDAFLIEGLNVGSGVSNQPIGDEETYQGALNRAKNSKTVFPEADYWVGIEGGIETMGEEMQAFAWVVILDKTGKIGKAKTATFFLPPAIVALVKGGMELGDADDQFFNRESSKTGNGAVGILTQQRIDRKDYYSPAVILALIPFMNPDIYS; encoded by the coding sequence ATGGCATTTCCCAAACGGAAAAATATTCAATCAGATAAACGGCAGTTTTTAATCATTGTAGGCAGTAAAAACCCCGTCAAGATCAGTTGCACAGACATCGCATTTCATCAAGCCTTTGACGATGCATTTCTCATAGAAGGTCTCAATGTAGGTTCAGGTGTATCCAACCAACCCATTGGGGATGAAGAGACCTACCAAGGTGCTCTCAACCGTGCTAAAAATTCTAAAACTGTCTTTCCTGAAGCAGATTATTGGGTAGGAATAGAGGGAGGCATTGAGACGATGGGAGAGGAAATGCAGGCCTTTGCTTGGGTAGTTATTTTGGACAAGACAGGAAAAATTGGAAAAGCCAAAACAGCTACTTTCTTTCTTCCACCAGCCATAGTAGCACTCGTTAAAGGAGGAATGGAGTTGGGAGATGCAGATGATCAATTCTTTAACCGAGAAAGTTCAAAAACTGGGAATGGAGCCGTAGGAATTCTTACACAACAGCGGATAGATCGTAAAGATTATTACTCACCTGCCGTTATTTTGGCATTGATTCCATTTATGAATCCAGATATTTATTCTTAA